From a region of the Trichocoleus sp. genome:
- the puuE gene encoding allantoinase PuuE, translating to MPNSYPRDLVGYGRTPPHPQWQNQARIAVQFVINYEEGGENCILHGDPASEAFLSETVSAVPLLGVRNLNMESIYEYGSRAGFWRLHRMFTDRGIPVTIYGVAMALQRNPEAVAAMLEADWEIASHGYRWIDYQYIGEDEERNHLHKAIEIHTQVTGERPLGWYTGRISGNTRRLVVEAGGFLYSSDSYADDLPYWVYDYGEPHLVIPYTLDTNDMRFGTAQGFNSGDQFFTYLRDAFDFLYAEGETAPKMLNIGLHCRLVGRPGRAAALARFLDYVQKHDRVWICRRIDIARHWHEHHPPQKGDS from the coding sequence ATGCCAAATTCTTATCCTAGAGATCTCGTCGGTTATGGACGCACTCCACCACATCCTCAGTGGCAAAACCAGGCGAGAATTGCCGTTCAGTTCGTCATTAATTACGAGGAAGGTGGCGAAAACTGTATTTTGCACGGTGATCCTGCCTCAGAAGCATTTTTATCGGAAACGGTTAGTGCGGTGCCGCTTCTGGGTGTACGGAACCTGAACATGGAGTCAATTTATGAATACGGGAGCCGGGCAGGGTTTTGGCGATTGCACCGGATGTTTACCGATCGGGGCATTCCTGTCACCATTTATGGTGTGGCAATGGCGCTTCAGCGCAACCCAGAAGCCGTAGCTGCAATGTTGGAAGCAGACTGGGAAATTGCCAGTCATGGTTATCGCTGGATTGATTATCAATATATTGGCGAAGATGAGGAACGAAACCATCTGCATAAGGCGATCGAGATCCATACTCAAGTGACAGGTGAGCGCCCCTTGGGCTGGTATACCGGCAGAATTAGCGGCAATACGCGCCGTTTAGTGGTTGAAGCAGGTGGGTTTCTCTATAGTTCCGATAGCTACGCTGATGATTTGCCCTACTGGGTTTATGATTACGGCGAACCGCATTTGGTTATCCCCTATACGCTCGATACCAACGATATGCGCTTTGGCACAGCCCAAGGCTTCAACTCTGGCGATCAGTTCTTTACTTATCTGCGCGATGCGTTTGATTTCCTGTATGCCGAAGGCGAAACTGCGCCTAAGATGCTGAATATTGGCTTACATTGCCGCTTAGTAGGCAGACCCGGACGCGCCGCAGCCCTGGCTCGATTTCTGGACTATGTGCAAAAGCACGATCGCGTTTGGATTTGTCGCCGCATTGACATTGCCCGTCACTGGCATGAGCATCATCCGCCCCAGAAAGGCGATTCGTAA
- a CDS encoding SH3 domain-containing protein: MSINAGMDLKQARTIAVDAQKRIATNFSETGELISDNLYQFRLNQRSSFNLKLKGSNANATVDLLQDRNNNGQIDRGELMAKSKRSGNPSDAMKINSLKQGTYFIRVTPNANARSYQLVLSATPQGQSSLATGTNRFNSWSATQNRKVTGEQRRSGYQLQRGESGQFYIRQQPSSIQQRSLNRSERKTTFQKAKASGAVDRWNASFINRNSRNYANYRGYNFNNPDASLDLGTQGKSGTIIARLKQDYGEGSPNRSIKTRYFAMQAWTRVQLEDGKFYRITSQSDDGTRFLFKQPGTNQTVTEIGGDWRNRTTKQGPWSQMVVSGQGGAYDFYVQYYEKTGNSTINVQLEEVQPTSRVVSTSAINLRGQASTVGNNPTGSLNPGDTFTVLKKVRSANDAAYPDWYQIATSDGRQGFVAADSRLVQLAEDPNAATIGGSQKPTPTPSTPVDVPGSGTVTPPLPGGGTSSGGTKGFTFSTSYARDNTYFKQDLAEISSPYYYSSSYKPMIEEVAARYDWLQPSVIAAIGSRESAWGLLLAPKGPGGTGDGGHGRGLMQIDDRFHQTFISSGKWRDPKENLNYGIESVLKPNYNYLDRNTNLQGKELLRAALASYNAGLGNVMDAYEAGLDVDYYTTGKDYGRDVLDRAGWFQLQGWN, translated from the coding sequence ATGTCAATAAACGCTGGAATGGACCTGAAGCAAGCTAGGACAATCGCTGTTGATGCTCAAAAACGAATTGCTACAAATTTCAGTGAAACAGGTGAGTTGATATCTGATAACCTTTACCAGTTTCGCTTAAACCAACGAAGCAGTTTTAATCTTAAGCTCAAGGGATCGAACGCTAACGCTACAGTTGATTTATTGCAAGATCGCAACAACAATGGGCAGATCGATCGCGGTGAATTGATGGCAAAGTCGAAGCGATCCGGCAACCCTTCGGACGCAATGAAGATTAATAGTCTAAAGCAGGGGACATACTTTATTCGCGTCACACCGAATGCCAATGCGAGAAGTTATCAGCTTGTTTTGTCTGCTACCCCTCAAGGGCAGAGCAGCTTAGCCACCGGAACGAACCGCTTTAATAGCTGGTCAGCGACGCAGAATCGCAAGGTTACAGGTGAGCAAAGGCGATCGGGCTATCAGCTACAGCGTGGTGAATCAGGGCAGTTCTACATCCGACAGCAGCCTTCTTCCATTCAGCAGCGCAGTTTGAATCGATCGGAGCGGAAAACTACGTTCCAAAAAGCAAAAGCTTCTGGAGCAGTCGATCGCTGGAATGCGAGTTTCATTAACCGCAATTCTCGTAACTATGCCAACTATCGCGGCTACAACTTTAATAACCCTGATGCTTCGTTAGACTTGGGCACACAGGGCAAAAGCGGTACCATTATTGCTCGGCTCAAGCAGGACTACGGCGAAGGCAGCCCCAATCGCAGCATTAAGACTCGCTATTTTGCCATGCAGGCATGGACAAGAGTACAGCTAGAAGACGGCAAGTTTTACCGCATCACCAGCCAATCAGATGATGGCACACGTTTTCTGTTCAAGCAGCCGGGAACGAATCAAACCGTCACTGAAATCGGCGGCGATTGGCGCAACCGCACCACAAAGCAAGGTCCTTGGTCGCAGATGGTTGTGAGTGGGCAGGGCGGAGCCTATGACTTTTATGTGCAGTATTACGAAAAGACAGGTAATTCCACCATTAATGTCCAACTGGAAGAAGTACAGCCGACTAGCCGTGTGGTTTCAACTTCTGCTATCAACCTGCGTGGGCAGGCTTCAACTGTGGGCAACAATCCAACGGGCAGCCTGAATCCAGGTGACACCTTCACCGTCCTTAAAAAAGTGCGTTCTGCCAATGATGCCGCTTATCCAGACTGGTATCAAATTGCCACTAGTGATGGCAGACAGGGCTTTGTAGCAGCTGATAGCCGTTTGGTGCAGTTAGCAGAAGACCCCAATGCAGCAACCATTGGCGGCAGCCAAAAACCCACTCCCACTCCTTCAACCCCTGTTGATGTACCCGGTTCCGGCACAGTCACACCGCCTCTTCCTGGCGGCGGTACTAGTTCTGGAGGGACAAAAGGCTTCACCTTCTCTACAAGCTATGCCAGAGACAATACCTACTTTAAGCAGGATTTGGCTGAGATCAGTAGCCCCTACTATTACTCCAGCAGCTACAAACCCATGATCGAGGAAGTGGCGGCTCGGTATGACTGGCTCCAGCCTTCAGTGATTGCGGCGATCGGTTCACGAGAATCTGCCTGGGGTCTGCTGCTGGCACCAAAGGGACCCGGTGGTACAGGAGATGGAGGTCATGGACGCGGCTTAATGCAAATTGACGATCGCTTCCATCAGACCTTCATCAGCTCTGGTAAATGGAGAGATCCGAAGGAAAACCTCAACTATGGTATTGAGAGCGTCCTAAAGCCAAACTACAACTACCTCGATCGCAACACCAACCTCCAGGGGAAAGAACTCCTGCGCGCTGCGCTCGCTTCCTATAATGCTGGGTTGGGTAACGTCATGGATGCCTATGAGGCGGGGCTTGATGTAGACTACTACACCACGGGTAAAGACTATGGGCGCGATGTCCTCGATCGGGCAGGCTGGTTCCAGTTGCAGGGCTGGAATTAG
- the ppk2 gene encoding polyphosphate kinase 2 — MKPISDNSASPIPEQSGKSSKKAKKQKKVKALKQTSTNSSEQDSEDFIGDKKANKKKIPTEFYEQELLRLQTELVKLQYWVKHQGLRIVILFEGRDAAGKGSAIKRMVECLNPRGCRVVALGKPSDTERTQWYFQRYVAHLPSAGEIVIFDRSWYNRAGVEQVMGFCTAEEYQEFMQSCPEFERMLVRSGIVLLKYWFSVSDEEQERRFQARVKDPAKRWKLSPMDLEARDRWEDYSRAKDVMLARTNIPEAPWFTVEADSKKRSRLNLISHLLSKIPYEDITPPAFDLPARKPSEGYIRPPMNEQFFVPQVY; from the coding sequence ATGAAACCAATTTCAGATAATAGCGCTAGCCCCATTCCTGAACAATCTGGCAAATCATCAAAAAAAGCAAAAAAGCAGAAAAAAGTTAAGGCGCTCAAGCAAACTAGCACGAATAGTTCTGAACAAGACTCCGAGGATTTTATTGGGGATAAAAAAGCGAACAAAAAGAAGATTCCAACAGAGTTTTATGAACAAGAATTACTGCGGCTGCAAACAGAGTTAGTCAAGCTACAGTATTGGGTCAAACATCAAGGCTTACGCATTGTAATTTTGTTTGAAGGACGGGATGCTGCAGGGAAAGGTAGCGCCATCAAACGGATGGTGGAATGCTTAAACCCGCGAGGCTGTCGCGTTGTGGCGTTGGGCAAACCTTCAGATACGGAGCGAACTCAGTGGTATTTTCAGCGCTATGTAGCACATCTGCCATCAGCCGGAGAGATTGTTATCTTCGATCGCAGTTGGTATAACCGGGCAGGCGTTGAGCAGGTGATGGGCTTCTGTACGGCAGAGGAATATCAGGAGTTTATGCAGTCTTGCCCTGAATTTGAACGAATGCTGGTGCGATCGGGAATTGTGCTGCTGAAATACTGGTTTTCGGTCAGTGATGAGGAGCAAGAACGTCGATTTCAAGCCAGAGTTAAAGATCCGGCAAAACGCTGGAAGCTCAGCCCAATGGACTTAGAGGCACGCGATCGATGGGAAGACTATTCTAGAGCCAAAGATGTGATGCTGGCCCGTACCAATATTCCGGAGGCTCCCTGGTTTACGGTTGAAGCAGACAGCAAAAAACGATCGCGCCTCAACCTCATTAGCCATCTCTTGAGCAAAATCCCCTACGAAGACATCACCCCACCTGCCTTCGATCTCCCTGCCCGCAAACCCTCTGAAGGCTACATTCGCCCTCCCATGAACGAACAGTTTTTTGTGCCGCAGGTTTATTAG
- a CDS encoding DUF1517 domain-containing protein has translation MQNNRYLSLLGLTTLLAMVLGGISLEGKLPNSVGQNPNSDSAVTAEMPQRGFFLSENTAQATATGGRSRGGSFSRPSSPSQPSAPSRSAPRDIYDPYPRQSYPRSYPAPGPVFIPTPGYYGGGGGGIGFFFVLLVLGGIGLPIIMNLMRLGAGGLQRSAGSGSGLGSGLGSSSELENDVVTVSTLQVALLAQARDLQHHLTELTAQADLSTSAGLAEMLRESVLGLLRSPENWTHVRATSQTARSREAASRLFEQLSLEERSKFSAETLVNIGGKVRRQAAPTSDNNDPASYIVVTLLIGTADDRPLFETIHSAEELKTTLKQIGSISPEYLMIYELLWSPQEESDSLTQDELIEAYPDLIRI, from the coding sequence ATGCAAAACAACCGCTACTTAAGCCTTTTAGGGCTGACCACACTTTTGGCAATGGTGCTTGGTGGCATCTCGCTAGAAGGAAAGCTGCCGAACTCGGTCGGACAGAACCCCAATTCGGACAGTGCGGTAACAGCAGAAATGCCTCAACGCGGATTCTTCTTGTCTGAAAATACTGCCCAGGCAACCGCAACCGGAGGACGATCGCGCGGCGGTTCATTTAGTCGTCCCTCTTCTCCTTCGCAGCCATCGGCTCCCAGCCGTTCCGCCCCCAGAGACATTTACGATCCTTACCCACGTCAGTCCTATCCTCGCTCTTATCCGGCTCCTGGTCCTGTTTTTATCCCAACTCCAGGCTATTACGGTGGGGGTGGGGGTGGCATCGGCTTCTTTTTTGTGCTGCTGGTGTTAGGAGGAATTGGGTTGCCCATCATTATGAACCTGATGCGGCTAGGTGCAGGTGGCTTGCAGCGATCGGCAGGTTCGGGTTCAGGTTTGGGTTCAGGTTTGGGTTCAAGCAGCGAACTCGAGAATGATGTTGTCACGGTTTCAACACTACAGGTCGCTTTGCTGGCACAGGCGCGAGACTTACAGCACCACCTCACTGAACTGACTGCTCAAGCCGATCTCAGCACCTCAGCAGGGTTAGCAGAAATGCTGCGAGAAAGCGTATTAGGGCTACTTCGATCGCCCGAAAACTGGACTCATGTTCGCGCCACATCGCAGACAGCCCGCAGCCGAGAGGCAGCATCTCGCCTGTTTGAACAGCTTTCACTGGAGGAGCGCAGCAAGTTTAGTGCTGAAACCCTGGTCAACATTGGTGGCAAAGTGCGGCGGCAGGCGGCTCCAACGAGCGACAACAATGATCCTGCTTCCTATATTGTGGTAACGCTGCTGATCGGAACGGCAGACGATCGCCCGCTGTTTGAAACAATTCATTCTGCTGAGGAACTCAAAACCACACTGAAGCAAATTGGTAGCATCAGCCCTGAATATTTGATGATTTATGAGTTGCTCTGGTCGCCTCAGGAAGAATCAGACAGCCTCACCCAAGACGAACTGATAGAAGCTTATCCAGATTTGATTCGCATCTAA
- a CDS encoding GNAT family N-acetyltransferase produces the protein MRSTYHDFLIRDWQPADREPAMELIQSVLLEYGLEPQPEGADRDVQQVEEAYWATGGEFWVIEQQGRIVGTAAYYPIERGNHAVEIRKMYLLPEVRGKGLGRYLLQALETTIAQKGFYEVWIETASILKEAVQLYETSGYHPATGVETQRCDRVYQKPLR, from the coding sequence ATGCGATCGACTTATCATGATTTTTTGATCCGCGACTGGCAACCTGCCGATCGAGAACCGGCAATGGAATTGATTCAATCGGTTCTTTTGGAGTATGGGCTGGAACCGCAGCCAGAAGGAGCCGATCGCGATGTGCAACAAGTGGAAGAAGCTTATTGGGCAACAGGGGGAGAATTTTGGGTGATTGAGCAGCAGGGGCGCATTGTGGGAACGGCAGCATACTATCCGATCGAGCGAGGCAATCATGCCGTCGAAATTCGCAAAATGTATTTGCTTCCAGAAGTGCGAGGCAAAGGGCTTGGACGCTATCTGCTGCAAGCACTCGAAACCACGATCGCCCAAAAAGGCTTTTATGAAGTGTGGATCGAAACTGCCAGCATCCTCAAAGAAGCCGTTCAACTTTATGAAACCAGCGGCTATCATCCTGCTACAGGCGTTGAAACC
- a CDS encoding DUF2288 domain-containing protein, translated as MQDLKAELAEMVDEAEWEWLIPHAKRDALILVSQALSLVDVGAAIANDDVSAVQQWIGTQQIYKPSPEQLATWGQDQTHRFNALIVQPYVLVQDRA; from the coding sequence ATGCAAGACTTGAAAGCTGAACTCGCTGAAATGGTGGATGAGGCAGAATGGGAATGGTTGATTCCTCATGCAAAACGGGACGCACTGATTTTGGTCAGTCAAGCTCTGAGCTTAGTGGATGTTGGTGCAGCGATCGCCAATGATGATGTTTCCGCTGTGCAGCAATGGATCGGCACTCAACAAATTTATAAGCCTTCCCCAGAACAGCTTGCCACCTGGGGACAGGATCAGACGCACCGCTTCAATGCGCTGATTGTACAGCCTTATGTGCTGGTGCAGGATAGAGCCTAG